From the Paucilactobacillus hokkaidonensis JCM 18461 genome, one window contains:
- the fabI gene encoding enoyl-ACP reductase FabI, translating to MDVVTGKTIVIMGVANKSSIAWGCAQAIQENGGQVILTYQNERIKRSLERFVPEEMPMIQCDVSDEETVVQAFTTIKDQYGHVDGLIHAIAYADKESLENPVLQISKEGYNLAQDVSAYSFILVSRLATEIFPDLTSLVTLTYFGSTHVIPNYNIMGVAKAALEANVRYLAKELGDRHVRVNAISAGAVKTLAVTGVKNSSTLLKMSQERTVDGVSVTKSEIGNVATFLLSDLSTAITGDVIYADKGVHLI from the coding sequence ATGGACGTTGTGACGGGAAAAACCATCGTCATTATGGGAGTTGCGAATAAGAGTAGTATTGCATGGGGGTGCGCGCAGGCCATCCAGGAAAATGGCGGTCAAGTTATTTTGACCTATCAAAATGAGCGAATTAAGCGCAGTCTTGAACGGTTTGTACCGGAAGAGATGCCAATGATTCAGTGTGATGTGTCTGACGAGGAAACGGTGGTTCAAGCCTTTACAACGATTAAGGACCAATACGGCCACGTCGATGGTTTAATTCACGCGATTGCATATGCCGATAAGGAGAGTTTGGAGAACCCAGTTCTTCAGATTTCTAAAGAAGGGTATAACCTGGCCCAAGACGTCAGCGCATACTCGTTTATTTTAGTATCACGGTTGGCAACCGAAATTTTCCCTGATTTAACAAGCCTTGTCACGTTGACTTACTTTGGCTCAACGCACGTGATTCCCAACTATAACATTATGGGGGTCGCTAAGGCGGCGCTTGAAGCCAACGTCCGTTATCTCGCCAAAGAACTTGGTGATCGTCACGTTCGCGTAAATGCTATCTCGGCTGGGGCCGTGAAAACATTAGCTGTGACAGGGGTTAAAAACTCCAGCACCCTGCTGAAAATGTCGCAGGAACGAACGGTTGATGGGGTGTCCGTGACCAAGTCAGAAATCGGCAACGTGGCCACGTTCTTGTTGAGCGATTTATCAACGGCCATTACCGGCGACGTCATTTATGCGGATAAAGGGGTTCACCTCATTTAG
- a CDS encoding biotin--[acetyl-CoA-carboxylase] ligase: MRDDLKATVIRENLPSQWLVDPRVTVLPSVDSTNTYAKQRLNHRPEIVVAERQTAGKGRFHHRFVSPAQSGIYLTIVWPLNDQADGGLEAARAAVAVVQAVAAVTGLELAIKWPNDLVFRHQKRGGLLIEQVQTSAGWQLLIGIGLNLAATDVPALPVSLTLADTPNQQWTRNQVIAAIYGQLTALFQQPAATWLAVYRQSVLWVGERVQFNVSGQAMIGILQGFDPHNRLQVQPQTGPLLVLEAERVSELMPLDQDYQKPNEPSNDFT, encoded by the coding sequence ATGCGCGATGATTTAAAAGCAACGGTGATTCGAGAAAACCTGCCATCCCAATGGCTGGTTGATCCTCGGGTGACGGTGTTGCCAAGCGTTGATTCCACCAATACTTATGCTAAGCAACGGCTCAATCACCGACCTGAAATCGTAGTGGCAGAGCGTCAAACGGCGGGAAAGGGCCGGTTTCATCACCGGTTCGTGTCCCCCGCTCAGTCTGGCATTTATCTCACGATTGTTTGGCCCCTCAACGACCAAGCAGACGGGGGACTTGAGGCCGCGCGAGCAGCGGTGGCGGTTGTCCAGGCGGTAGCGGCGGTCACGGGTCTTGAGCTCGCTATAAAATGGCCGAATGACTTGGTGTTTCGGCATCAAAAACGCGGTGGTCTCTTAATTGAACAAGTTCAAACCTCAGCTGGTTGGCAGTTGTTAATTGGGATTGGGTTAAATCTTGCAGCGACTGATGTTCCAGCATTACCGGTCAGCTTAACGCTGGCTGATACCCCCAATCAACAATGGACGCGAAACCAGGTGATTGCGGCCATCTACGGTCAGTTGACGGCGTTGTTCCAACAACCGGCCGCGACGTGGTTGGCGGTTTACCGGCAATCTGTCTTATGGGTTGGCGAACGCGTTCAATTTAATGTTAGTGGGCAAGCGATGATCGGAATATTACAGGGGTTTGATCCCCATAACCGGCTCCAAGTTCAACCCCAAACGGGTCCGCTGTTAGTGCTTGAGGCTGAACGAGTGAGTGAATTGATGCCTCTCGACCAGGATTATCAAAAGCCAAATGAACCTAGTAACGACTTCACTTGA
- a CDS encoding CsbD family protein, which yields MSLDDKIDSTKDKVSGKAKEVEGKVTNDKAREAEGKGQGILGKAKDKLSDAKDAVKDTVDNVKEKLDKDDK from the coding sequence ATGAGTCTAGATGACAAAATTGATAGCACCAAAGATAAGGTAAGTGGAAAAGCTAAAGAAGTTGAAGGCAAGGTTACGAACGACAAGGCCCGCGAAGCTGAAGGTAAGGGTCAAGGTATTCTAGGTAAGGCTAAAGATAAACTGTCAGATGCCAAAGATGCTGTTAAAGATACGGTTGATAACGTAAAGGAAAAGTTAGATAAAGACGATAAATAA
- a CDS encoding GlsB/YeaQ/YmgE family stress response membrane protein yields MGLIWSLIVGAIIGAIAGAITNRGAAMGWIANIVAGLIGAWIGQGLLGTWGPSLAGMALIPSIIGAIILVLIVSLVVGRTSKK; encoded by the coding sequence ATGGGACTTATTTGGTCATTAATCGTCGGGGCAATCATTGGTGCCATTGCTGGCGCAATCACTAACCGTGGTGCTGCTATGGGCTGGATTGCAAATATCGTAGCTGGTTTAATCGGTGCGTGGATTGGCCAAGGGCTCCTTGGCACTTGGGGCCCTTCGTTAGCTGGCATGGCATTGATACCATCGATCATCGGGGCAATTATTTTAGTTCTGATTGTTTCATTAGTTGTTGGTCGAACCAGTAAAAAGTAA
- a CDS encoding Asp23/Gls24 family envelope stress response protein — MQNGTPSEKTTTNEKSGIKGNLTFDDKVIQKIIGIALSEVDGLLTVDGGFFANVAEKLVNTSDVTSGIDVEVGKKQVAVDLDIVAEYGIDISKLYDKIKNVIVREVKNMTDLEVIEVNVNVVDVKTKEQHEKDSTSLQDRVSDATDKTKEAVSKGANKSKETLSDSVDKVTSDNKSSRVN, encoded by the coding sequence ATGCAGAACGGAACGCCAAGTGAAAAAACAACAACTAACGAAAAGTCTGGTATTAAAGGCAATTTAACATTTGATGATAAGGTTATTCAAAAAATAATTGGTATTGCACTTTCTGAAGTAGATGGCTTATTAACCGTAGATGGCGGTTTTTTCGCAAATGTTGCTGAAAAACTAGTTAATACTTCCGATGTCACATCAGGAATTGATGTAGAGGTTGGAAAAAAGCAGGTTGCAGTGGATCTCGACATTGTTGCTGAATACGGCATTGATATTTCTAAACTGTATGACAAGATCAAAAATGTTATCGTTCGGGAAGTAAAGAATATGACCGACTTAGAAGTAATTGAGGTAAATGTGAATGTTGTTGATGTCAAGACAAAGGAGCAACATGAAAAAGATTCGACTTCTCTGCAAGATCGCGTGAGCGATGCTACAGACAAAACGAAGGAAGCCGTCAGTAAGGGCGCAAATAAATCGAAGGAAACATTAAGTGACAGCGTTGATAAAGTAACGTCTGACAATAAATCTAGTCGTGTTAACTAA
- a CDS encoding DUF2273 domain-containing protein, which yields MTELIKAYFWPLIGGIIGLLLAVLIITFGFLKTLFVLIFMVIGITAGYYIQKTGILTNVFK from the coding sequence GTGACCGAACTCATTAAAGCCTATTTTTGGCCACTAATTGGTGGAATTATAGGATTGCTCTTAGCGGTCCTTATCATCACTTTTGGATTTTTAAAGACGCTTTTTGTTTTGATTTTTATGGTAATCGGGATTACCGCGGGTTATTATATTCAAAAAACTGGTATCTTAACAAATGTTTTTAAATAA
- the amaP gene encoding alkaline shock response membrane anchor protein AmaP — protein MRFIFKALIVVVIILAFPLSIVLVFKNWSTAIGTSTPMQLKFDWLDQYEPIYLFWSGIILAAVLIVLLIITLFWPRSQSLYLHQKSDGQVTISKKAIEHFALSALQHEPFIGNPKVSAKLSRKRITLKISGDLLNSVNAKKQTANFLNQLKKDLRICLGISEQKKIKIRLVDFNESDANVHQSRVV, from the coding sequence TTGCGATTTATATTTAAGGCTTTAATAGTAGTTGTTATTATCCTTGCATTTCCTTTGTCCATAGTTCTTGTCTTTAAAAATTGGTCAACGGCCATTGGCACTAGCACACCCATGCAATTAAAGTTTGATTGGTTGGATCAGTACGAACCGATATACCTTTTTTGGAGTGGGATAATTCTGGCGGCGGTGTTAATTGTTTTATTGATTATCACACTTTTTTGGCCACGGTCACAGTCATTATATCTTCACCAAAAGTCTGATGGTCAAGTTACCATCAGTAAGAAAGCTATTGAGCATTTTGCTCTTTCAGCACTTCAACATGAACCCTTTATTGGTAACCCCAAGGTATCAGCTAAGTTATCACGAAAAAGGATCACACTTAAAATATCGGGTGATCTACTAAATTCAGTCAATGCCAAGAAACAGACTGCAAATTTTCTCAATCAATTAAAAAAAGATTTGCGTATTTGTCTTGGAATTTCTGAACAGAAAAAAATAAAAATCCGACTCGTTGATTTCAATGAGTCGGACGCTAATGTGCATCAATCTCGAGTTGTCTAG
- a CDS encoding recombinase family protein, whose protein sequence is MAKIGYARVSSKEQHLDRQLAALKDVDKLFTDKLSGANTNRPELQKMLAYIREGDIVMVTELDRLGRNNQDLTKIMNSIQNKGATLDVLNLPSMTGIADPNLRQLMTNLIIELYKYQAESERKRIIERQQQGIALAKQQGKYHGRKPQYAKDDPRLQHAFKLYQTGMSDVDVARNIGIKRTTFIRYRKKFNIQR, encoded by the coding sequence ATGGCTAAAATCGGTTATGCGCGTGTGAGTTCCAAGGAGCAACATTTAGATCGACAGTTAGCGGCTTTAAAAGACGTTGATAAATTATTTACGGATAAATTAAGTGGGGCTAACACTAATCGGCCAGAACTGCAAAAAATGCTGGCCTATATTCGTGAGGGTGATATTGTAATGGTCACTGAATTAGATCGCTTAGGCAGAAACAATCAGGATTTAACTAAAATCATGAACTCCATTCAAAATAAGGGTGCCACCCTAGATGTGTTAAATTTGCCGTCCATGACCGGGATTGCTGACCCAAATTTACGTCAACTGATGACCAACTTGATTATTGAACTCTATAAGTATCAGGCCGAAAGTGAACGTAAGCGAATCATTGAGCGCCAGCAACAAGGGATTGCCTTAGCTAAGCAGCAGGGTAAATATCATGGGCGCAAACCCCAATATGCCAAAGATGATCCCCGTTTGCAACACGCTTTTAAGCTTTATCAAACGGGTATGAGTGATGTAGATGTTGCCCGTAATATAGGGATTAAACGGACGACCTTTATCAGATATCGAAAGAAATTCAATATACAAAGATGA
- a CDS encoding NAD(P)/FAD-dependent oxidoreductase, with protein MSDLDQTNSYRYVIVGGGVVAGYAIKGIRQEDSEGEILIISQEADVPYERPALSKKLWLDDEFTEENIQIGAENYPNVTFKFKTTVTAINRQDKVITLADSEQIKYEQLLLATGGEPRQIQGPSDPHVLVFRQWSDYRKLRKFSGPNKRVVIIGGGYVGTELASSLTQNETEVTMIFPEKALGEGKFPESIRTEYEATFKRNGVTLMSGQFVQSYQRQGDHLTLLTKDGTVIAADTIIVGLGVTPRISLAEDSCLDLADGGVKVNEYLNTSDPAIWSAGDIASYPDHILGRQRIEHVDHARLSGELVGRNMAGAHMSYQHTPYFYSMIFDISWQAIGNIDPKLQLIFDRRTHGSLVYFIDTDKLVGVLVWNVKVNLDDVRALLANAPATDDLVGSIREKKA; from the coding sequence ATGAGTGATTTGGATCAGACAAACAGCTATCGATACGTCATTGTTGGTGGCGGAGTGGTTGCTGGCTATGCCATCAAGGGAATTCGACAGGAAGATTCAGAGGGTGAGATCTTAATTATTTCGCAAGAGGCGGATGTCCCATATGAACGACCGGCACTGAGTAAAAAACTATGGCTAGATGATGAATTTACTGAAGAGAACATTCAGATTGGTGCTGAAAATTATCCCAATGTGACTTTTAAGTTCAAGACAACGGTTACGGCTATTAATCGGCAAGATAAGGTCATTACATTGGCCGATAGTGAGCAAATCAAGTATGAACAGCTATTGCTAGCAACTGGCGGAGAACCTAGACAAATCCAGGGACCTTCTGATCCACATGTGCTAGTCTTTAGACAGTGGTCAGATTATCGCAAGTTACGTAAATTTAGTGGTCCGAACAAGCGAGTTGTGATCATTGGTGGTGGATATGTTGGTACAGAGCTCGCATCGTCACTGACCCAAAATGAGACTGAAGTTACGATGATTTTTCCAGAAAAAGCGCTGGGTGAGGGTAAATTTCCTGAGTCTATTCGGACTGAGTATGAAGCCACGTTCAAACGCAATGGTGTCACACTGATGAGTGGTCAGTTTGTCCAATCATATCAACGCCAAGGTGACCACTTGACTCTATTGACAAAGGATGGTACGGTGATCGCAGCCGATACGATCATTGTTGGGTTAGGCGTTACGCCGCGGATTAGTTTAGCTGAAGACAGTTGTTTGGATTTAGCTGATGGTGGTGTGAAAGTTAATGAGTATCTCAATACTAGTGACCCAGCCATCTGGTCTGCTGGAGATATTGCCTCTTATCCAGATCACATCTTGGGTCGGCAACGGATTGAGCACGTGGACCATGCCCGACTTTCTGGTGAATTAGTTGGCCGTAATATGGCAGGTGCTCACATGAGCTATCAGCATACCCCATACTTCTATTCCATGATTTTTGATATTTCCTGGCAAGCAATCGGTAATATTGATCCTAAATTGCAATTGATTTTTGATCGGCGAACGCATGGATCGCTTGTCTATTTCATAGATACCGATAAGTTAGTTGGTGTTTTAGTTTGGAATGTTAAGGTGAATCTTGATGATGTTCGCGCATTGCTTGCGAACGCTCCAGCTACAGATGATCTGGTGGGCTCCATTCGAGAGAAGAAGGCTTAG
- a CDS encoding FAD-dependent oxidoreductase has product MSKTKVIVVGASHGGHQSVLELTHKYSNLDIKLFEAGDFISFMSCGMELYLENSVTSINDVRNFKPADLEKFGTEVYANHEVTKINPENKQVTVKDLRSGKIQSYDYDKLILSSGVTPNDLPVPGHELKNVYSMRGKDWAEKIKAKLSDPDVKNITVIGAGYIGVEAAEASIKAGKNVTLIDMINRPLGNYLDTELTDILSKELTSKGVQVVTGAKIECYEGTESVSAVKTNDAEYPSDLIIQAVGVKPNTDWLKGTVELDKRGWIKTDKYLRTNLPDVYAIGDAVLAYSIPAQRNMPIALATVARREARYVVEHIFENTPSMPFSGVVGSSALSVFDYHFATSGLNMTTAQKADIKINTSFYKDTLRPAYVPMEKGNTEVYVELDYNPNTHQLLGGAVLSTYDITAQGNVISLAIQQGLKLEDLAEADFFFQPGFDRQWSLLNLAAQRALGELEFTK; this is encoded by the coding sequence ATGTCGAAGACAAAAGTTATTGTTGTTGGTGCCTCGCACGGCGGCCATCAGTCGGTTTTGGAACTTACTCACAAATACTCAAACCTAGATATTAAACTATTCGAAGCGGGAGATTTTATTTCTTTTATGTCCTGTGGTATGGAATTATATTTAGAAAACAGTGTAACGAGTATTAATGATGTCCGTAATTTTAAACCTGCAGATCTCGAAAAATTTGGGACAGAAGTATATGCCAATCATGAAGTGACCAAAATAAATCCAGAAAATAAGCAAGTTACCGTGAAAGATTTAAGATCCGGTAAGATACAGAGCTATGATTACGATAAATTAATCTTAAGCTCAGGCGTAACTCCAAACGATTTACCCGTTCCTGGTCATGAGCTAAAAAACGTTTATTCAATGCGCGGCAAGGATTGGGCAGAAAAGATCAAAGCAAAATTATCTGACCCAGATGTTAAAAATATTACTGTTATTGGTGCTGGTTACATTGGTGTTGAAGCTGCTGAAGCCAGCATCAAAGCTGGAAAGAATGTTACATTAATCGACATGATTAATCGGCCTCTGGGCAACTACCTAGATACCGAATTAACAGATATTTTATCAAAAGAATTGACTAGCAAAGGCGTTCAAGTTGTCACTGGCGCTAAGATTGAATGCTATGAAGGGACTGAATCGGTTTCTGCTGTTAAGACCAACGATGCAGAATATCCTAGTGACTTGATCATTCAAGCTGTTGGAGTTAAACCTAATACTGATTGGTTAAAGGGAACGGTTGAACTAGATAAGCGCGGGTGGATTAAAACTGACAAATATTTGAGAACTAATCTGCCTGATGTCTATGCCATAGGTGATGCGGTGTTGGCCTATTCAATTCCTGCTCAGAGGAACATGCCGATAGCTTTAGCCACGGTTGCCCGACGTGAAGCCCGTTATGTAGTGGAACACATCTTTGAGAACACACCGTCTATGCCATTTTCAGGAGTGGTCGGCTCATCAGCATTAAGTGTTTTCGACTATCACTTTGCCACATCAGGTCTGAATATGACCACAGCCCAAAAGGCCGATATTAAGATTAACACATCTTTTTACAAAGACACTTTACGTCCAGCTTATGTCCCTATGGAGAAGGGAAATACAGAGGTCTACGTAGAGCTGGATTACAATCCAAACACTCATCAACTATTAGGTGGTGCTGTATTGTCAACTTATGATATCACTGCCCAAGGTAATGTTATTTCATTAGCCATCCAACAAGGATTAAAACTGGAAGATTTAGCCGAAGCTGACTTTTTCTTCCAGCCAGGCTTTGACCGACAGTGGAGCCTATTGAACTTAGCAGCCCAACGTGCTCTTGGTGAACTTGAGTTTACAAAATAG
- a CDS encoding IS3 family transposase, translating to MIIQLSIEYNRVDRNVTDWGIRDNFLTGRVQYWYNQHHQSIGSTKILSNLRKDPAVTEQVTLKQVKRIMSKLGIRCQVHQKKHSRIKQQEQYLQDNVLNQRFGVNQPNQVWLADSTELTYGVNGQYKVRLSGALDLYGRHLIAHKLSETETSKAKVQVFQRAFNFAGDVHPVVHTDRGSACTSGTFNNFLAQHEVTRSMSRPGTPYDNAPMERWWNEFKLRWIDRHAKPVTYKELVALVEEGINYFNQLDRSPARNDLTPAEHWNEAV from the coding sequence ATAATAATCCAACTTTCGATTGAATACAATAGGGTAGATCGTAACGTAACGGATTGGGGGATTCGAGATAACTTCTTAACTGGACGGGTTCAATATTGGTATAACCAGCATCATCAAAGTATTGGTAGTACCAAAATATTATCTAATCTCAGAAAAGACCCGGCCGTCACCGAACAGGTGACGTTAAAGCAAGTTAAGCGGATTATGAGCAAGCTAGGCATTCGTTGCCAGGTTCATCAGAAAAAGCATTCACGAATCAAACAACAGGAGCAATACTTACAAGATAATGTTTTAAATCAGCGTTTTGGCGTTAACCAACCAAACCAGGTTTGGTTAGCTGATTCAACGGAATTGACCTATGGTGTTAACGGTCAGTATAAAGTGCGTTTGAGTGGCGCGCTGGATCTTTACGGTCGCCATCTAATTGCCCATAAATTAAGTGAAACTGAAACTTCGAAGGCAAAAGTTCAGGTTTTTCAACGGGCCTTTAATTTTGCGGGTGACGTCCACCCTGTAGTGCATACTGACCGAGGTTCGGCATGCACATCAGGAACATTCAATAACTTTTTGGCGCAACATGAAGTCACCCGTAGTATGTCACGACCAGGGACGCCGTATGATAACGCACCAATGGAACGTTGGTGGAACGAGTTCAAATTGCGCTGGATTGATCGACACGCTAAACCAGTTACCTATAAAGAATTAGTGGCCTTGGTCGAAGAAGGCATCAACTATTTTAATCAACTAGATCGTTCACCAGCAAGAAACGACCTCACCCCAGCGGAACACTGGAATGAGGCCGTTTAA
- a CDS encoding recombinase family protein, translating into MKTTKIGYARVSTREQNLARQIEQLQAAGVTKIFQEKLSGKNAARPQLQAMLNYLRDDDEVIVLSLDRLGRNSADLTEIMEAIRHKGATLNILNLPSFNSIENPNLRNLITNIIIKLYKYMTQEERETIKVRQRQGIEIAKRQGKYHGKVREYGPHSPNRQKRFIYKEACRLLTRREQGEELTKRQIARMLGIAPVTLYRIEKYRAEES; encoded by the coding sequence CTGAAAACGACAAAAATTGGTTACGCACGTGTTAGTACTCGTGAGCAAAATCTAGCCCGGCAAATTGAACAACTACAAGCAGCTGGAGTAACAAAAATTTTTCAAGAGAAACTTTCTGGAAAAAATGCTGCCCGCCCACAACTTCAAGCCATGCTGAATTATCTTCGTGACGATGATGAGGTAATTGTCTTAAGTTTAGATCGGTTAGGTAGAAATTCAGCCGATTTAACAGAAATTATGGAAGCCATTCGCCATAAGGGGGCCACCTTAAACATTTTAAATTTACCGAGCTTTAATAGTATTGAAAACCCTAACTTACGTAACTTGATTACCAATATCATTATTAAGCTTTATAAATATATGACCCAAGAAGAACGTGAGACAATCAAGGTAAGACAGCGACAAGGGATTGAAATTGCTAAACGGCAGGGAAAATATCATGGTAAAGTTCGTGAATATGGACCACATTCACCGAATCGTCAGAAACGCTTTATTTATAAAGAAGCCTGTCGTTTGCTAACGCGACGGGAACAGGGAGAGGAATTAACCAAACGGCAGATTGCGCGGATGTTGGGAATTGCACCGGTAACTTTATATCGGATTGAAAAGTATCGTGCCGAAGAAAGCTAA
- the rpiA gene encoding ribose-5-phosphate isomerase RpiA — protein MSTINTELQNKLKKTAAVKAADYVKDDMIVGLGSGSTVTMLVDELGRQVQEEGLKFTGVSTSISTAKQAKSLGIKIVDLDSIDTIDLTIDGADQVDSDFNGIKGGGGNLLWEKIVAANSKKLVWIVDKSKVVDRIGAFPLAVDVEPFGSHHVLKKFSDAGFNPVVRTDKDGKVFKTDSNNIILDLHLHEINNPDKLADTLINTVGVVEHGLFLNAVNEVVVGKEGAPQILINSKVHPSYQ, from the coding sequence ATGAGTACGATCAATACAGAGCTTCAGAACAAGTTAAAAAAGACCGCGGCGGTTAAAGCTGCAGATTATGTTAAAGACGATATGATTGTTGGCCTTGGAAGTGGCTCAACGGTTACAATGCTGGTCGATGAGTTGGGACGACAGGTTCAGGAAGAAGGCTTGAAATTTACGGGCGTTTCCACGTCAATTTCAACAGCGAAGCAGGCTAAATCATTGGGAATAAAAATTGTTGATTTGGATTCGATTGACACAATTGATTTAACCATTGATGGTGCCGACCAGGTTGACAGTGATTTCAACGGTATTAAAGGCGGTGGTGGAAACCTGCTTTGGGAAAAAATTGTGGCTGCCAATTCTAAAAAGCTTGTTTGGATCGTAGACAAATCCAAAGTTGTTGACCGAATTGGTGCCTTTCCACTAGCTGTTGACGTAGAGCCTTTCGGCAGTCATCATGTTTTGAAAAAATTTTCCGATGCCGGGTTCAATCCGGTTGTCAGGACTGATAAGGACGGCAAGGTCTTTAAAACGGATTCAAATAACATCATTTTGGATCTTCACCTGCATGAAATTAACAATCCCGATAAACTGGCCGATACATTAATTAATACCGTTGGCGTGGTTGAACATGGCTTGTTTTTAAATGCGGTTAATGAAGTTGTTGTAGGCAAAGAAGGAGCGCCTCAAATTCTGATTAATTCTAAAGTCCATCCATCTTATCAATAA
- a CDS encoding IS5 family transposase (programmed frameshift) yields the protein MQHFSHHYQSDISRQQFDLIRQDLEASRKRTHPKHIDPYDIFCAMLYVLKNGCTWRDLPADFPKWSTVYYYWMNWSKAPTPDKPALLTQVLKNCVADRRLRQGRSARTSFVILDAQSIKNTATAENKGYDGGKKISGIKRHLAVDVNGFPQAIHITRTNITDRDGAIALVTLNLEQFKLVRTMVVDSGYTGQNFANEISSLTSAKVIVVKRNELHQFSVIPQRWLIERSFSWLGNYHRLWRNCERKLNTSLMMVSLAFIRLLLKRY from the exons ATGCAACATTTTAGTCATCATTACCAAAGCGATATTTCTCGGCAACAATTCGATTTGATCCGCCAGGATCTGGAAGCTTCAAGAAAACGAACTCATCCAAAACACATTGATCCTTATGATATCTTCTGTGCCATGCTCTATGTCCTTAAAAATGGTTGTACTTGGCGTGATTTGCCGGCTGATTTTCCAAAGTGGTCCACTGTTTACTACTATTGGATGAATTGGTCGAAAGCCCCCACCCCTGATAAACCAGCTTTATTAACTCAGGTTTTAAAAAATTG TGTCGCTGATCGAAGATTAAGGCAAGGGCGATCAGCACGAACTTCGTTCGTCATTTTAGATGCCCAAAGTATCAAGAACACCGCTACCGCTGAAAATAAGGGTTACGATGGTGGTAAGAAGATCTCGGGGATTAAACGGCACTTAGCCGTCGACGTCAATGGATTCCCGCAAGCGATCCATATTACCCGGACTAACATCACTGATCGTGACGGGGCGATTGCACTCGTTACCCTTAATTTAGAGCAGTTTAAATTGGTTCGAACCATGGTGGTTGATAGTGGTTATACCGGCCAAAATTTTGCTAATGAGATTAGCAGTTTAACGTCAGCCAAGGTAATCGTCGTTAAAAGAAATGAGTTACACCAATTTTCGGTTATCCCCCAACGGTGGCTCATTGAACGTTCATTTAGTTGGTTGGGAAATTATCACCGTTTATGGCGTAACTGTGAGCGTAAGCTCAACACTAGTCTCATGATGGTTTCGTTAGCTTTTATCAGGTTACTTCTTAAAAGATACTAA
- a CDS encoding IS5 family transposase (programmed frameshift), whose product MKNYPSNITRQQFELIRPALENFRKRTKPRKYDLYEVFCAVLYVLKTGCQWRQVPGDFPEWRSVYNYYKIWSTKAEPTADSLLEQVFKKIVIARRTYQGRSALTSFIIVDAQSVKNTATAENKGYDAGKKISGIKRHLAVDINGFPQAIHMTRANVSDRDGASAMIALHAMHLRQVQNVLVDGGYSGVNFQLDVASNLNATVQVAKRNELHRFEVMPQRWVVERSFSWLENCRRLWKNCERQLTTSLQMVVLAFLALLLKRF is encoded by the exons ATGAAAAATTATCCCAGCAATATTACTCGGCAACAATTTGAATTAATTCGACCAGCTTTAGAAAATTTTCGTAAGCGAACTAAGCCTCGAAAATATGACCTCTACGAGGTCTTCTGTGCGGTCCTATATGTCTTGAAAACCGGTTGCCAATGGCGTCAAGTCCCCGGTGATTTCCCAGAATGGCGGTCAGTTTACAACTATTACAAAATTTGGTCAACTAAAGCTGAGCCTACGGCTGATTCCTTATTGGAACAAGTTT TTAAAAAAATTGTCATTGCTCGGCGAACTTACCAAGGACGTTCAGCTTTAACTTCCTTTATTATCGTTGACGCTCAGAGCGTCAAAAACACCGCTACTGCTGAAAACAAAGGTTACGACGCTGGTAAGAAAATCTCGGGGATTAAGCGCCATCTGGCAGTTGATATCAATGGCTTTCCGCAGGCCATTCACATGACGCGAGCGAACGTCTCTGATCGAGACGGGGCCAGTGCAATGATCGCTTTACATGCCATGCATTTACGCCAGGTTCAAAATGTCTTAGTTGATGGTGGTTATTCAGGCGTTAATTTTCAGCTCGATGTAGCCAGTAATTTAAACGCAACCGTGCAGGTTGCGAAGCGCAATGAGTTGCATCGATTCGAAGTCATGCCCCAACGTTGGGTAGTCGAACGATCTTTTAGTTGGCTAGAGAATTGTCGGCGACTTTGGAAAAATTGTGAGCGTCAATTAACCACCAGTCTGCAAATGGTCGTTTTAGCGTTTTTGGCACTATTACTTAAGAGATTTTAG